TTTCTACACTGATTTTCTCTATATCAAAGTTAAGTCCTAAATCTATATCAAGCTTCTCATGAGCAATTCCATTCTCAGCAAGTAAATTTAGTAATACAAATTCATCCACATGGAAATCCTCTGATATAGTCCCTGTAATTCTTATATTAAAAATAAAATCCTGCTTAAAATTATATTTACTATTTAAACCCTCAGATAAAGAATTAATATTTGCATCATATATTCTTACTTGCTCAGCAATCTCTAACTTCAATTGCTCAATAATAAACTGGTAGGAATTTAAATTATAGAAATTTAGTAATAAATTTATATATACAGTTTTCGCAGTAGAAATATATTGAGTAGACCTCAGACTATTGTCCTCCGTAAAATCCAATAAATACACTCCTCTAACCCCAGTATCTCCTAGGTCTAAAGGCTCTGCCGTCCCTGTCTGTGCATAATATGTGTCTCCTGCACGTTGCAGCTCAAGTTCACCCTTGTGAATATGCCCTAAGGCTACATAAGCGAATTTAGACCTTGCTAAATCAAACTTACTAATAGGGTTGTATAAACTATTTGCCTCAACTTCTCCGTGAAAATTTGCTAGATGTAAGTAGTCCTTAATTGATGTCTCTGAAAAATCTCTATCTCTAGATAAACCTTGTAAAGTCTGATTAAACATCTCTGCACTTTTGGCAAAAAGACTATCTCTCTCATAAATATTTTTAAATCCTGCTCCCGTCACAGTTACAGGTAATTTCTCTAATACCACAGTCTCGGGGTCACGAAAGACTTTTACATTTTCAGACCATTTGAACTCTGCATATTTAGACATAATAGTATAAGGGTCATGATTCCCAGGACTTATAAAGACTTGAGCTTCTAGTTCCGATAGATCTCTAATAATTTCCTTAACTTCAGCCGTACTTATCCTATCTTGCTCCAGAAAATCTCCACTAATTAAGAGGATATCTACTCTCTCTTCTTTAACAATATTAAGAATTCTGTGAAACACGAGGAATCTATTACTACGCATTTTGGCAGTAATACCAGCACCTAAATGTAAATCTGCTGTAGCTAAGACCTTCATTATCCCTACTTTCTTCGAAAAATCTGTTATTATCTTTCGTGTAAAAAAATTTACACAAATGCTATAAATACATATTAATTATAAATTAAAATTTATCGTGATTTATTATCAAAGTATAACAAAAGGGGTAAAAACATGCGCAACGGAGTAATGTTCCAGTCTTTCGAATGGTATATGGAAGACAATGGTAATTTTTATAAAGACTTAATAGCAAGAGCCCAGGAAATGAAACAATTGGGTTTTGATTCAATCTGGCTTCCTCCAGTATTCAAGGGCACTGGTACCAACGATGTCGGCTACGGCACTTACGATCTCTATGATTTAGGAGAATTCGATCAAAACGGCAGCTTAAGAACCAAGTACGGTACTAAAGAAGAACTTCTTACTTTAATCGATACCTTACATGCGGAGGATATACTTGCATACATGGATGTTGTCCTTAACCACAAAGCTGGGGCGGACTACACTGAACGCTTCTATGCTACAGAAGTAGACCAAAATAACAGAATCCAAGAGATTAGTGAAAGTCATGAGATAGAAGCTTGGACTGGTTTTGATTTCCCTGGACGTAACGGTAAATATTCTGACTTTAAGTGGAATCATACGCACTTTAGTGGAGTAGATTACGATAGCTTAGAGAATAAATCCGGTGTCTTTAGGATTGATGGTGAAAACAAAGGTTGGTCCTATGGTGTCTCTGGCGAACATGGAAACTTCGATTATCTAATGAATGCTGACATTGACCACGCCAATCCAGAGGTTCGAGAAGAATTGTTGAGATGGACTGATTGGTTTGTTAATGAGACTAATCCTGATGGTTTCAGATTAGATGCAGTCAAGCATATTGATGATCAGTTCCTAAATACTTATTCAAGTTATATAGAGGAAAATTATCCTGGACTTTACCTATTTGCTGAATATTGGGAATCTAACCTCGGCAATATCTCAGACTTCCTTGAGCGTACCAATTTCCAGATTGATGTATTTGATGTGCCTCTACACTTTAACCTATTTGCAGCTGCAAATAACGAGGGTTACGACTTGCGCAAAATCTTCGATAACACAGTTGTACAACATCACCCTATGGAAGCAGTTACCTTCGTTGACAACCATGATAGTCAGCCAGGACAATCTCTGGAATCTTGGATAGGAAGACACTTCAAAGAGAGAGCGTATGCCCTGATTCTGTTAAGGGAAGCTGGTTACCCATGTGTATTTGCTGGAGATTATTATGGAATTCAAAATGGCGACTATCCACAAGAAGACCTTGCTTACGACATAAACAGATTGCTCGAAGTAAGAGCTAACTATGCTTATGGCGAACAGAGGGATTTCTTCCAAGATGAGCAAGCTATTGGCTGGGCTAGAATGGGCGATCCTGATAACGGTCATGATGGATTATTGGCTGTAACTGTGTCTATGCATTCCCAAGCAGATATTGAAATGGATTTCGGTCCAGAACATGCCGGATGTAAGTTTGTAGATTATCTAGATCGTAATTCTGGCTATGAAGTTATCTTGAACGAAGATGGTCATGGGTCCTTCCCTGTCAAAGCTGGTAGTGTTTCCTGCTGGATTAGCCAAATTTCCGAAGATTCTGAAGACCAGGATACAGAGCTAAAAGGTCTGGATGAGAGATAGTTGTATTTTGTTTGCTTAGTATTGTTGGGGTCATAGGCAAGATAAAGTTCTCTATGTGAA
Above is a window of Fastidiosipila sanguinis DNA encoding:
- a CDS encoding alpha-amylase, with product MRNGVMFQSFEWYMEDNGNFYKDLIARAQEMKQLGFDSIWLPPVFKGTGTNDVGYGTYDLYDLGEFDQNGSLRTKYGTKEELLTLIDTLHAEDILAYMDVVLNHKAGADYTERFYATEVDQNNRIQEISESHEIEAWTGFDFPGRNGKYSDFKWNHTHFSGVDYDSLENKSGVFRIDGENKGWSYGVSGEHGNFDYLMNADIDHANPEVREELLRWTDWFVNETNPDGFRLDAVKHIDDQFLNTYSSYIEENYPGLYLFAEYWESNLGNISDFLERTNFQIDVFDVPLHFNLFAAANNEGYDLRKIFDNTVVQHHPMEAVTFVDNHDSQPGQSLESWIGRHFKERAYALILLREAGYPCVFAGDYYGIQNGDYPQEDLAYDINRLLEVRANYAYGEQRDFFQDEQAIGWARMGDPDNGHDGLLAVTVSMHSQADIEMDFGPEHAGCKFVDYLDRNSGYEVILNEDGHGSFPVKAGSVSCWISQISEDSEDQDTELKGLDER
- a CDS encoding metallophosphoesterase family protein, translating into MKVLATADLHLGAGITAKMRSNRFLVFHRILNIVKEERVDILLISGDFLEQDRISTAEVKEIIRDLSELEAQVFISPGNHDPYTIMSKYAEFKWSENVKVFRDPETVVLEKLPVTVTGAGFKNIYERDSLFAKSAEMFNQTLQGLSRDRDFSETSIKDYLHLANFHGEVEANSLYNPISKFDLARSKFAYVALGHIHKGELELQRAGDTYYAQTGTAEPLDLGDTGVRGVYLLDFTEDNSLRSTQYISTAKTVYINLLLNFYNLNSYQFIIEQLKLEIAEQVRIYDANINSLSEGLNSKYNFKQDFIFNIRITGTISEDFHVDEFVLLNLLAENGIAHEKLDIDLGLNFDIEKISVENSLRGVYVRRILQEMDLVDESRKKVLQEALQLGLESFGNSIW